In Methylomonas sp. MK1, the following are encoded in one genomic region:
- a CDS encoding serine/threonine protein kinase, producing MPIASPRRSLDPAAQTLNRAKAVEIMLPEDDATIIKSKDDDLTRIKPRPYPQILADNPALDGKFNDDYSLRGAVGVGGGGQVLLGFDERIGREVAIKELLDQAANQDAELNARFLREARITGRLEHPGIVPVYDLGKKQSGAPYYVMRLVRGDTLAKALKACNAEVLAEHALARRLSLLDRLIDVCEAVAYAHSKGVIHRDLKPGNIVLGPFGETIVLDWGLAKVENEADLAPLLHAASTQAADDGDLTRMGDILGTPAYMAPEQANPDFGIVDTRSDVFALGCILYYLLAGHPPLRGSADEILAQLSSLAPMPSARDPKLPAPSELIAICDKALAKDKSLRFPNAASLADELCAYRDGRLVSAYAYSRGELVRRFIDRNKVVLAASLAVLLAILIGAGLAFKFGVEAHKARNLAVAEGEIVKQEKQQVERALADVTRISNQNLTAANQIADSILGNLNEMRMGMQQAAESLRTNADLAASSGLLDSLRQRYPRSESFATTRAPGTIVAVVPAKYRQALGADTSQLEHNRMTLERGVPILSRIYQAPEGFPAVTMVVPIKQGKTIPGFISMRIKPVDFLGGLLVEDNHTKKRIVWVVQDDGLLLYDTSPQEIGLNLFREERFNQIPELRQLAAQIADQDAGVGYYQSQSAGQSEPSRQIAAWVSLRPAENRGWKVVVLEAW from the coding sequence ATGCCGATCGCAAGCCCGCGCCGCAGTCTTGATCCCGCTGCGCAGACATTAAACAGGGCCAAGGCTGTCGAGATCATGCTCCCGGAAGACGACGCCACCATCATCAAATCAAAAGACGACGATCTGACCCGGATCAAACCGCGCCCCTATCCGCAGATATTGGCCGACAATCCGGCATTGGACGGTAAATTCAACGACGATTATTCTTTGCGCGGCGCCGTGGGGGTGGGCGGCGGCGGTCAAGTGTTGCTGGGTTTTGATGAACGTATCGGCCGCGAAGTGGCGATCAAGGAATTGCTGGATCAAGCCGCGAATCAAGATGCTGAATTAAACGCGCGTTTTCTACGCGAGGCCCGCATCACAGGCCGCCTGGAACATCCGGGGATTGTGCCGGTTTACGATCTGGGCAAGAAACAAAGCGGCGCGCCCTATTACGTGATGCGCTTGGTACGCGGCGATACGCTGGCCAAGGCACTAAAAGCCTGCAATGCCGAAGTGTTAGCCGAGCATGCTCTGGCGCGGCGCTTGAGTTTGCTGGACAGACTGATCGACGTTTGCGAAGCCGTGGCTTATGCTCACTCAAAAGGCGTGATTCATCGAGACCTCAAGCCCGGCAATATCGTCCTGGGCCCGTTCGGCGAAACCATCGTCCTGGACTGGGGTTTGGCCAAGGTCGAAAACGAAGCCGATCTGGCGCCGCTGCTGCATGCTGCATCCACTCAGGCTGCCGACGATGGGGATCTGACCCGGATGGGCGACATTCTCGGCACCCCCGCCTATATGGCGCCGGAACAAGCCAATCCCGATTTCGGCATCGTGGATACGCGTTCAGATGTGTTCGCGCTTGGGTGCATTCTCTATTATCTATTGGCCGGCCATCCGCCGCTGCGCGGCAGCGCCGATGAGATATTGGCACAGCTTAGCTCGCTGGCACCCATGCCATCGGCTCGCGATCCCAAATTACCTGCGCCGTCCGAATTAATCGCCATTTGCGATAAAGCCTTGGCCAAGGACAAATCGTTACGCTTTCCCAATGCGGCAAGCCTAGCCGACGAATTGTGCGCCTATCGCGACGGTCGTTTGGTGAGCGCCTATGCCTATTCACGCGGCGAGCTGGTGCGCCGCTTCATCGACCGCAACAAGGTCGTGTTGGCGGCTAGTCTGGCGGTATTACTGGCGATTTTGATCGGCGCCGGGCTGGCATTCAAGTTTGGGGTAGAGGCGCACAAAGCCCGAAACTTGGCTGTCGCCGAGGGAGAAATCGTCAAGCAGGAGAAACAACAGGTCGAGCGTGCGCTGGCCGATGTCACCCGCATTTCCAACCAGAACCTCACGGCCGCTAACCAAATCGCGGACAGCATCTTGGGTAACCTAAACGAGATGCGCATGGGTATGCAGCAAGCAGCCGAGTCCCTGCGTACTAATGCGGATTTAGCCGCATCCAGCGGCTTACTGGATAGCTTGCGGCAACGTTATCCGCGTAGCGAAAGTTTTGCCACGACGCGCGCGCCAGGCACTATTGTTGCTGTGGTTCCGGCCAAATATCGACAAGCGCTGGGTGCCGATACCTCGCAACTTGAGCACAACCGGATGACTTTGGAACGGGGCGTGCCGATTCTGAGCAGAATTTATCAAGCCCCGGAAGGCTTCCCCGCCGTCACTATGGTGGTGCCAATCAAGCAGGGTAAAACCATCCCGGGATTTATTTCCATGCGCATCAAACCTGTCGATTTTCTCGGTGGTCTGCTAGTCGAGGATAATCACACCAAAAAACGCATAGTGTGGGTCGTGCAGGATGATGGCCTGCTGCTTTACGATACCTCTCCTCAGGAGATTGGCCTTAATTTGTTCCGTGAGGAGCGCTTCAATCAAATACCGGAACTTCGGCAGCTCGCTGCTCAAATCGCCGATCAAGATGCCGGAGTGGGCTATTACCAAAGCCAATCAGCCGGTCAATCCGAGCCTTCGCGGCAGATCGCGGCGTGGGTAAGCTTGCGTCCGGCGGAGAATCGGGGGTGGAAAGTGGTGGTTTTGGAGGCTTGGTGA
- a CDS encoding diacylglycerol kinase, with product MRNKFLNTGQSGYHPLRKLKVCLSGLRYAIVYDFSVAYKVVLSVLILAVCFYFRQWVDFISVLTATGLMLICEMFNTTIEALCDFVETRQNEKIRIIKDIAAAAAGISILIWAVVMLSELSYLGSLVGWSS from the coding sequence ATGCGAAACAAATTTCTTAATACCGGACAAAGCGGTTATCACCCTTTAAGAAAATTGAAGGTCTGTTTGTCAGGTCTGCGCTACGCGATTGTGTATGATTTTAGTGTGGCCTATAAAGTCGTGCTTTCCGTTTTGATTTTGGCCGTATGCTTTTATTTTCGCCAATGGGTGGATTTCATCTCGGTACTTACCGCCACCGGCCTGATGCTGATATGCGAAATGTTTAACACGACCATAGAAGCCCTCTGCGATTTCGTGGAAACCCGGCAAAATGAAAAAATACGCATCATCAAAGATATTGCCGCAGCCGCAGCCGGCATCAGCATCCTGATTTGGGCAGTGGTAATGCTATCGGAGCTCAGCTACTTAGGGTCATTAGTCGGCTGGTCCTCTTAG
- a CDS encoding phosphatase PAP2 family protein — MKILGLKYLPTFGFWLAAITVMVFIERFSAHWSQWDRFLLSTAHGIRSVLLDRFFAVITWAGSLFVLAPITAVVSGVLARNSRTKEAWLIVLSLAGVALFSRLAKLWFARPRPDFFPVVGEIPLDASYPSAHTAQIVAFATALWWMLKPDKLGLNFYALTGCALLTVSLVAASRVYLQVHFPSDVLGGALLSLLWVLGLINLLQNGGIFIR; from the coding sequence ATGAAAATTTTAGGTTTGAAATATCTCCCAACGTTTGGATTTTGGTTAGCGGCAATCACAGTGATGGTTTTTATCGAGCGCTTCAGTGCGCACTGGAGCCAATGGGATCGCTTTCTGCTGAGTACCGCGCACGGCATTAGAAGTGTCTTGCTTGATCGTTTTTTTGCAGTGATTACTTGGGCTGGTTCGCTGTTTGTTCTGGCCCCGATAACCGCAGTGGTAAGCGGTGTTCTGGCGAGAAATAGCCGAACCAAAGAGGCTTGGCTGATAGTCTTGAGCCTAGCCGGTGTTGCCTTGTTCAGCCGTCTCGCCAAACTTTGGTTCGCCCGGCCACGCCCCGATTTTTTCCCCGTTGTGGGTGAAATCCCCTTGGACGCCTCCTACCCTAGCGCCCACACAGCGCAAATCGTTGCCTTTGCTACGGCCTTATGGTGGATGCTCAAACCCGACAAACTGGGGCTTAACTTTTATGCTTTGACGGGATGTGCTCTTTTGACGGTATCCCTGGTTGCCGCCTCTCGGGTCTATCTGCAAGTTCATTTTCCCTCGGATGTACTAGGTGGCGCCTTGCTGAGCTTGCTGTGGGTGCTGGGTTTAATTAATCTGCTGCAAAACGGCGGTATCTTCATAAGGTGA
- a CDS encoding DUF2490 domain-containing protein, with the protein MQKTHLALLFTGLTLTSLPTEAGPVQDDFSTWISNTYQTDFGGSPYLAFLELAPRTKTDNTLFNQIIVRPLLGYKLTNKLQLWLGYTWQGEYSEQTDFEMATNDAMQQVQWIDNWTPQLNFQYRFRLEQRFFAHEGDVGHRMRHRFRLVYSIPDSQAYLIALDELFVYFNSIDEGRLARSVQTGINQNRSYVGVGYKVTKNLNVDTGYQLQYIHNYGSPDVTNHVWLTNINVNF; encoded by the coding sequence ATGCAAAAAACTCACTTAGCCCTGCTGTTCACCGGCCTTACGCTGACATCGCTTCCGACAGAGGCAGGTCCTGTACAAGACGATTTCAGCACCTGGATCAGCAATACCTACCAAACCGATTTCGGCGGCAGCCCCTATTTGGCTTTTCTGGAACTGGCACCTCGCACCAAAACCGACAATACCTTGTTTAATCAAATTATTGTCCGCCCGCTGCTCGGCTATAAGCTAACTAACAAATTGCAACTCTGGTTGGGCTACACCTGGCAAGGCGAATATAGCGAACAGACCGACTTTGAAATGGCCACTAACGATGCGATGCAGCAGGTGCAGTGGATAGACAACTGGACGCCACAACTGAATTTTCAATACCGGTTTCGTCTCGAGCAACGCTTCTTTGCCCACGAAGGCGACGTCGGCCATCGCATGCGGCACCGATTCCGTTTAGTCTATTCAATACCGGACAGCCAAGCTTATCTAATCGCGCTTGATGAGCTGTTTGTGTACTTCAACTCGATAGACGAGGGACGACTGGCGCGATCAGTGCAAACCGGTATCAACCAAAATCGCAGCTATGTCGGAGTGGGTTACAAAGTGACAAAAAATTTGAATGTCGATACCGGCTATCAATTGCAATACATCCATAACTATGGCTCGCCCGATGTGACCAATCACGTCTGGCTAACCAATATTAATGTCAATTTCTAA